From Alcaligenes faecalis, the proteins below share one genomic window:
- a CDS encoding flavin reductase family protein, with translation MKENISGLGARAVREAFGHFPSGVAAIAAVLDGKPQVIVASSFSVGVSLDPPLAAFFVQKSSSTWALLSRASRLGVSILSAEHAAICRQLAGPDKDSRFSNIEVELTEEGAVHIQGASVWFDCSVFQVHPAGDHDAVQLLIHDVQIEREISPLIFHRSRFTQLVA, from the coding sequence ATGAAAGAAAACATAAGTGGGTTGGGAGCCAGGGCGGTACGCGAAGCCTTCGGACACTTTCCATCGGGGGTAGCGGCCATTGCGGCTGTGCTCGATGGCAAGCCGCAAGTCATTGTTGCGTCCAGCTTCTCCGTAGGGGTATCGCTGGATCCGCCTTTGGCCGCCTTTTTTGTGCAGAAAAGTTCCTCGACCTGGGCGCTGCTGTCTCGCGCCTCGCGTCTGGGGGTGTCAATTTTGAGTGCTGAACATGCGGCTATTTGTCGTCAGTTGGCCGGGCCGGACAAGGACAGCCGCTTCAGCAATATCGAGGTCGAGCTGACCGAGGAGGGGGCCGTCCATATCCAAGGGGCATCAGTCTGGTTTGACTGCAGTGTTTTTCAAGTTCATCCGGCCGGGGACCACGATGCCGTGCAGTTGCTTATCCACGATGTGCAGATCGAGCGCGAAATCTCGCCACTGATCTTTCATCGTTCTCGTTTCACGCAGTTGGTGGCCTGA